The Trueperaceae bacterium genome includes a window with the following:
- a CDS encoding DUF3352 domain-containing protein, which yields MNRNRSSLLNRPRAQVRPSWALARFAAVILVVSALAGVAAQSLASLLPSETIAAVGVSGLADHKAKLQPFVDEWERLGLTQMLEETADEEGEDMDALSDTLSGVDFFDLLGDEVWLSVSASNFNPLPAVTVVARVSEAGAQVLAGLLADGAQDEAAQTFNEGGISFTVFDSEDEDFPVAAALSGDFAALSTNPDTLRGVLRRYQGAAEPNFTDSVAYASGLAPLGAFTVAFTLDYPRVADVLAPFAQGMGFDQSVARVAQAFRTAGTFAGTALLTDGGIESRSQQVLGDRSLDPSLYDLLSANAAYPAAVLRFVPTGAIAVQAGNADIAGWWAYLNELAMGLQELGIGSIDGFLADNVGIDMQSMLFSWMGKGGGAISLTAPAATAPGMTPESLLGDNVYLIEAKDEAAATQGVAQFFMMAGAMASSFVDPMGEGAPVAPATRQSAGVTVTTYEFGDGLTFETAVAGGYLLIGTKAGGLDPVLAANASGGPGMTSGLLAALQQPVPANARSMSLSDMRPTITSVADAVVSELGMAAGLTGAADLDFDAVEASSQAVAEYVRFIAEKVGGAYNYQTVDGGTVSGYGLTQVTW from the coding sequence ATGAACCGCAACCGTTCGTCACTACTGAACCGCCCCAGGGCGCAGGTGCGCCCGTCATGGGCCCTGGCCCGCTTCGCGGCGGTGATCCTGGTCGTCAGCGCGCTGGCCGGGGTGGCCGCGCAGTCGCTCGCGTCGCTCCTCCCCTCTGAGACCATCGCTGCCGTCGGGGTGAGCGGGCTGGCCGACCACAAGGCGAAGCTGCAGCCGTTCGTGGACGAGTGGGAGCGACTCGGCCTCACCCAGATGCTAGAGGAGACGGCGGACGAGGAGGGCGAGGACATGGACGCCCTATCCGACACCCTCTCCGGCGTGGACTTCTTCGACCTGCTCGGCGACGAGGTCTGGCTCTCCGTCTCGGCGTCCAACTTCAACCCGCTCCCGGCCGTCACCGTGGTCGCGCGCGTCTCCGAGGCGGGGGCCCAGGTCCTCGCTGGGCTGTTGGCGGACGGCGCGCAGGACGAGGCGGCCCAGACCTTCAACGAAGGCGGCATCTCGTTCACCGTCTTCGACTCCGAGGACGAGGACTTCCCGGTCGCCGCCGCCCTCTCCGGCGACTTCGCCGCCCTCTCCACCAACCCGGATACCCTCCGCGGCGTCCTGCGCCGCTACCAGGGCGCCGCCGAGCCGAACTTCACGGACTCCGTGGCGTACGCCTCCGGCCTCGCCCCGCTCGGAGCGTTCACGGTCGCTTTCACCCTCGACTACCCGCGTGTCGCCGACGTGCTCGCTCCGTTCGCGCAAGGCATGGGCTTCGACCAGAGCGTTGCGCGCGTCGCGCAGGCGTTCCGCACGGCCGGCACCTTCGCCGGCACGGCGCTCCTGACCGACGGCGGCATCGAGTCGCGCTCCCAGCAGGTCCTCGGCGACCGCTCCCTCGACCCGAGCCTCTACGACCTCCTGAGCGCCAACGCGGCCTACCCCGCCGCCGTCCTGCGCTTCGTCCCCACTGGGGCCATCGCCGTCCAGGCCGGCAACGCCGACATCGCGGGCTGGTGGGCCTACCTGAACGAGCTCGCCATGGGCTTGCAGGAACTCGGCATCGGCAGCATCGACGGCTTCCTCGCCGATAACGTCGGCATCGACATGCAGTCCATGCTCTTCAGCTGGATGGGCAAGGGCGGGGGCGCCATCAGCCTGACCGCCCCCGCCGCCACCGCGCCCGGCATGACGCCGGAGAGCCTGCTCGGCGACAACGTCTACCTCATAGAGGCCAAGGACGAGGCCGCTGCCACCCAGGGCGTGGCCCAGTTCTTCATGATGGCGGGCGCCATGGCGTCGTCGTTCGTCGACCCGATGGGCGAAGGCGCGCCCGTGGCGCCCGCCACCCGCCAGTCGGCCGGGGTCACCGTCACGACGTACGAGTTCGGCGACGGCCTCACCTTCGAGACCGCCGTCGCGGGCGGCTACCTCCTGATCGGCACCAAGGCCGGCGGCCTCGACCCCGTCCTCGCCGCCAACGCCTCCGGCGGGCCGGGCATGACCTCCGGCCTGCTGGCCGCGCTGCAGCAGCCGGTTCCCGCGAACGCCAGGAGCATGAGCCTCTCCGACATGCGCCCGACCATCACCTCGGTGGCTGACGCGGTCGTGTCCGAGCTCGGCATGGCGGCCGGGTTGACCGGCGCCGCGGACCTCGACTTCGACGCAGTGGAGGCCTCCAGCCAGGCCGTCGCCGAGTACGTACGCTTCATCGCGGAGAAGGTGGGCGGGGCGTACAACTACCAGACGGTCGACGGCGGCACGGTCAGTGGCTACGGCCTGACGCAGGTCACCTGGTGA
- the coaE gene encoding dephospho-CoA kinase (Dephospho-CoA kinase (CoaE) performs the final step in coenzyme A biosynthesis.): MSSRTGPATTTPSSESTVDPRGAGGRGRPLRVGLTGNIGTGKSSVARLLARHGAVVIDADALARQATEDPAVLARVAAELGEDLVRDGRLDRAATAARVFGDERARAVLNGLVHPWVAARRTELEAESAAREPTPRVVVHDVPLLYEVGLDRDVDAVVVVTAPLASRVARLAARSGMGEDEVLARDAAQLPLAEKVARADYVVDNSGSEADLKERVARLWEELLARSP; the protein is encoded by the coding sequence GTGTCTAGTCGCACGGGACCCGCCACCACGACCCCTTCCTCGGAGTCCACTGTAGACCCGCGCGGGGCGGGCGGGCGCGGGCGTCCACTACGGGTCGGTCTCACCGGCAACATCGGGACGGGTAAGTCGAGCGTGGCGCGGCTCCTCGCCCGGCACGGTGCCGTAGTCATCGACGCCGACGCCCTCGCCAGGCAGGCTACCGAGGACCCCGCGGTGCTGGCGAGGGTAGCGGCCGAGCTCGGCGAGGACCTGGTCAGGGACGGGCGGCTCGACCGCGCCGCCACGGCCGCGCGCGTCTTCGGCGACGAGCGGGCCCGCGCCGTCCTCAACGGCCTCGTCCACCCATGGGTGGCGGCCAGACGGACCGAGCTCGAGGCCGAGTCGGCGGCGAGGGAGCCCACGCCGCGCGTCGTCGTCCACGACGTGCCGCTGCTCTACGAAGTGGGTCTTGACCGGGACGTCGACGCCGTCGTGGTCGTAACCGCGCCCCTGGCGTCGCGCGTCGCGCGGCTCGCCGCGCGCTCCGGCATGGGGGAGGACGAGGTGCTGGCGCGCGACGCCGCCCAGCTCCCGCTCGCCGAGAAGGTGGCGCGGGCGGACTACGTCGTGGACAACTCCGGCTCGGAGGCCGACCTGAAAGAGCGGGTGGCGCGCCTCTGGGAGGAGCTTCTCGCTCGCTCGCCCTAG
- a CDS encoding HD domain-containing protein, which translates to MPWPTGASQPGAADGAAVGRAGGGRRAGGPALTDAAYLVGGAVRDALLGKEPTDLDWLVHDPAHSARSFAALSGGAVFELDAERRHWRVVGPGGKVHDFVPLRDGAGSVEADLRLRDLTVNAMALTSRGALIDPTGGERDLRRKLVRMTSVACLRADPIRPLRVVRFAATLAFDVEGETRAAVMARFEEQSRGAAPLPAWERVGAELSAMLGSPHAARGFALLKSLGGLAVYLPELEAGRGVQQGGFHHLDVLDHQLEALNQLLHGFPDAGPALRFAALLHDLGKPASASTAPGDAGAFDGAEAHAGDGTSAGAPVGAPTFYGHDKLGAEMTTDLLRRLRLPSELVVTAASLVRYHMLPLPHGERAVRRFIHRRRELLPDLLKLMLADREAARGRLATEEARARYRLAVSAVLAALDATPEPRALLTGDDVMALLRLAPGPRVGEALAVLGEAQALGDVLGREDAELALLRYAAAQGWTRERGS; encoded by the coding sequence ATGCCGTGGCCGACCGGCGCCTCCCAGCCGGGCGCGGCGGACGGCGCGGCCGTCGGCCGCGCTGGTGGAGGCAGGCGCGCGGGCGGTCCCGCGCTCACCGACGCGGCCTACCTGGTAGGCGGCGCCGTCAGGGACGCCCTCCTCGGCAAGGAACCCACAGATCTAGACTGGTTGGTGCATGACCCGGCGCACAGCGCGAGGAGCTTCGCGGCGCTCTCGGGCGGCGCGGTCTTCGAGCTCGACGCCGAGCGCCGGCACTGGCGCGTGGTCGGACCCGGGGGGAAGGTCCACGATTTCGTGCCACTGAGGGACGGGGCCGGTTCGGTGGAGGCCGACCTGCGTCTGCGCGACCTGACCGTGAACGCCATGGCCTTGACCAGCAGGGGCGCGCTCATCGACCCGACGGGCGGCGAGCGCGACCTGCGCCGCAAGCTCGTGCGCATGACGTCGGTGGCGTGCCTGCGCGCCGACCCGATCAGACCGCTGCGGGTCGTGCGGTTCGCAGCCACCCTGGCGTTCGACGTCGAGGGAGAGACGCGCGCCGCCGTCATGGCGCGCTTCGAGGAGCAGTCGCGCGGGGCGGCGCCGCTGCCCGCTTGGGAGAGGGTCGGGGCCGAGCTCTCCGCCATGCTCGGCTCACCGCACGCGGCGCGCGGCTTCGCCCTCCTCAAGTCGCTCGGCGGCCTCGCCGTCTACCTCCCCGAGCTGGAGGCGGGCCGCGGCGTACAGCAAGGCGGGTTCCACCACCTCGACGTGCTCGACCACCAGCTCGAGGCGCTGAACCAGCTGCTGCACGGCTTCCCCGACGCCGGGCCGGCCCTGCGCTTCGCCGCCCTCCTGCACGACCTCGGCAAGCCGGCCAGCGCCTCGACCGCCCCGGGCGACGCGGGGGCGTTCGACGGCGCCGAGGCGCATGCCGGCGACGGGACAAGCGCAGGCGCGCCCGTAGGCGCGCCGACGTTCTACGGCCACGACAAGCTCGGGGCGGAGATGACCACCGACCTCCTCAGGCGGCTCCGGCTCCCGAGCGAGCTCGTCGTGACGGCGGCTTCGCTCGTGCGCTACCACATGCTGCCCCTGCCCCACGGCGAACGTGCCGTCAGGCGCTTCATCCACCGACGGCGCGAGCTCCTGCCCGACCTGCTCAAGCTCATGCTCGCGGACCGCGAGGCGGCGCGCGGGCGCCTGGCGACGGAGGAGGCGCGCGCTCGCTACCGGTTGGCCGTCTCGGCCGTCCTGGCGGCGCTGGACGCCACGCCCGAGCCCCGAGCCCTGCTGACCGGCGACGACGTCATGGCACTCCTGCGCCTCGCGCCGGGCCCGCGGGTCGGCGAGGCGCTCGCGGTACTGGGCGAAGCCCAGGCCCTAGGGGACGTCCTCGGCCGCGAGGACGCCGAGCTGGCGCTGCTCCGCTACGCGGCGGCGCAAGGGTGGACGCGGGAGCGCGGGTCGTGA
- the galE gene encoding UDP-glucose 4-epimerase GalE has protein sequence MNVLVTGGAGYIGSVTVATLLERGHTVVVLDDLSTGHRGAVPEGVPFVHGSVADADMVGYALAKHGVEAVVHFAAKSLVGESMSKPTKYFLANTASTFALLDVAAAHGVGRFVLSSTAAVYGTPASVPIPETAELRPESVYGESKLMIERALGWLASTTGLASVALRYFNAAGATPVLGEDHRPESHLVPLVLQVAAGKRDRIQVFGDDYATPDGTAVRDYVHVADLADAHALALESMRPGEARAYNLGSGSGYSVREVIDVCRAVTGHVIPAATAPRRAGDPPRLVADSSLARSELGWNPRFDDLASLVASAWAWHSAHPDGYAS, from the coding sequence ATGAACGTACTAGTCACGGGCGGCGCGGGCTACATCGGATCGGTCACCGTCGCCACCCTGCTCGAGCGAGGCCACACCGTCGTCGTACTCGACGACCTCTCGACCGGCCACCGTGGCGCCGTGCCGGAAGGCGTCCCGTTCGTCCACGGCAGCGTCGCCGACGCCGACATGGTCGGCTACGCGCTCGCCAAACACGGCGTGGAGGCCGTCGTCCACTTCGCGGCCAAGTCTCTCGTCGGCGAGAGCATGAGCAAGCCGACGAAGTACTTCCTCGCCAACACGGCCTCGACGTTCGCGCTCCTCGACGTCGCCGCCGCGCACGGGGTCGGTCGCTTCGTCCTCTCCTCGACGGCCGCCGTGTACGGCACGCCTGCGAGCGTCCCCATCCCGGAGACGGCGGAGCTGCGCCCGGAGAGCGTCTACGGCGAGTCCAAGCTCATGATCGAACGGGCCTTGGGGTGGCTGGCGAGCACGACGGGGCTGGCGTCGGTGGCGCTCAGGTACTTCAACGCGGCCGGCGCCACGCCCGTGCTCGGCGAGGACCACCGCCCCGAGAGCCACCTCGTCCCGCTCGTGCTGCAGGTCGCCGCCGGGAAGCGCGACCGGATCCAGGTCTTCGGAGACGACTACGCGACGCCCGACGGCACGGCCGTGCGGGACTACGTCCATGTCGCCGACCTCGCCGACGCCCATGCCCTCGCCCTCGAGTCCATGCGGCCCGGCGAGGCCCGCGCCTACAACCTGGGCAGCGGCAGCGGCTACTCGGTGCGCGAGGTGATAGACGTCTGCCGCGCGGTCACGGGCCACGTCATCCCGGCCGCCACAGCTCCGCGGCGGGCCGGCGATCCACCGCGGCTCGTCGCCGACAGCTCCCTCGCCCGCTCGGAGCTCGGCTGGAATCCGCGCTTCGACGACCTGGCGAGCCTGGTGGCGAGCGCGTGGGCCTGGCACTCCGCCCATCCCGACGGCTACGCGTCCTGA
- a CDS encoding branched-chain amino acid transaminase, with product MTTATGSQAASNGAGLIWFDGELVPEERAQVSVLTHALHYGTSVFEGIRAYETRRGAAVFRLPEHARRLLDSAKILGMRTDLTVERVAAAVVETLEANARKHAYIRPLIWYGSDALGVSPERNRLHFMVATLPWGTYLGDDVIRKGARLMTSSWRRSPGDVLPTKAKAGGNYVNSVLANIEAKSNGFDEALLLDKQGFVAEGSGENVLLVRDGTLQAISTSVNLRGITRDSVMRIAEATGLSVDTVMATRDELYTADEVFLVGTAAEVTPVASIDRRPIGIGAAGPVALDLRERYLRVARGEVAEFEHWLTYVDG from the coding sequence ATGACCACGGCCACCGGCTCTCAAGCCGCCTCCAACGGGGCGGGCCTCATCTGGTTCGACGGCGAGCTCGTACCGGAGGAGCGGGCACAAGTGAGCGTCCTCACGCACGCGCTGCACTACGGCACGAGCGTCTTCGAGGGGATACGGGCTTACGAGACGCGGCGCGGGGCCGCGGTGTTCCGGCTCCCGGAGCACGCGCGCCGCCTCCTCGACTCCGCCAAGATCCTCGGCATGCGCACCGACCTGACGGTCGAGCGGGTGGCGGCGGCGGTCGTGGAGACCCTGGAGGCGAACGCCCGCAAGCACGCCTACATCCGGCCGCTCATCTGGTACGGCTCCGACGCGCTCGGCGTGAGCCCCGAGCGCAACCGCCTGCACTTCATGGTCGCCACGTTGCCGTGGGGCACGTACCTGGGCGACGACGTGATCCGGAAGGGCGCGCGGCTCATGACGAGCTCGTGGCGGCGCTCGCCGGGCGACGTCCTGCCGACCAAGGCGAAGGCGGGCGGCAACTACGTCAACTCCGTCCTCGCCAACATCGAGGCGAAGTCGAACGGCTTCGACGAGGCGCTGCTCCTCGACAAGCAGGGGTTCGTCGCCGAGGGCTCGGGCGAGAACGTGCTGCTCGTGAGGGACGGGACGTTGCAGGCCATCTCCACGTCCGTGAACCTGCGGGGCATCACGCGCGACAGCGTCATGCGCATCGCGGAGGCGACCGGGCTGAGCGTCGATACCGTCATGGCGACGCGCGACGAGCTCTACACCGCGGACGAGGTCTTCCTCGTCGGCACGGCCGCCGAGGTGACGCCGGTGGCGAGCATCGACAGGCGCCCCATCGGGATCGGGGCGGCCGGTCCCGTCGCCCTCGACCTCCGCGAGCGCTACCTGCGCGTGGCGCGCGGCGAGGTCGCTGAGTTCGAGCACTGGTTGACGTACGTCGACGGTTGA
- a CDS encoding DMT family transporter, which yields MTTLALALVFASAFLHATWNLLSKRARGGAEFVWLFASLTVLVYAPFVAAYALVFKPALTWTHVLLAAVSSVLHILYFVFLQRGYRLGDLSLVYPTARGSGPALATALAILVLGERPGLQALLGTLLVVASVFVLAGGKAGGRRSRPAVGYGLLTGLFIGVYTVFDGYAVRHAGVTPLVFTYLGEVGRALLLLPFAFRRPAVVRRLWREHKREAIGIATLSPLAYILVLTAMQFTPVSLVAPAREVSILIATFFGLRLLAEGNVRRRALGAVGMVAGVALLALA from the coding sequence ATGACGACCCTGGCGCTGGCCCTAGTCTTCGCCTCGGCCTTCCTGCACGCGACCTGGAACCTGCTGTCGAAGCGGGCGCGCGGCGGGGCGGAGTTCGTGTGGCTGTTCGCGAGCCTGACCGTGCTCGTCTACGCGCCGTTCGTGGCCGCTTACGCGCTCGTCTTCAAGCCCGCGCTCACCTGGACGCATGTGCTGCTGGCCGCCGTCTCGTCCGTGCTGCACATCCTCTACTTCGTGTTCCTGCAACGCGGCTACCGGCTCGGCGACCTCTCGCTCGTCTACCCGACGGCGCGGGGCAGCGGGCCGGCGCTGGCGACGGCGCTCGCGATCCTCGTGCTGGGCGAGCGCCCCGGTCTCCAGGCGCTGCTGGGCACGCTGCTCGTCGTCGCGAGCGTGTTCGTCCTGGCCGGGGGCAAGGCCGGCGGTCGGCGGTCGCGCCCGGCCGTGGGCTACGGCCTGCTCACGGGCCTCTTCATAGGCGTCTACACGGTCTTCGACGGCTACGCGGTCCGGCACGCGGGCGTGACGCCGCTCGTCTTCACCTACCTTGGCGAGGTGGGGCGGGCGCTCCTGCTCCTGCCGTTCGCGTTCAGGCGCCCCGCCGTCGTCCGGCGGTTGTGGCGGGAGCACAAGCGCGAGGCCATCGGCATCGCGACCTTGAGCCCGCTGGCTTACATCCTCGTGCTCACGGCCATGCAGTTCACGCCCGTCAGCCTCGTCGCCCCGGCGCGCGAGGTGAGCATCCTCATCGCCACGTTCTTCGGGCTGCGGCTGCTGGCGGAGGGGAACGTCAGGCGGCGCGCGCTCGGCGCCGTCGGCATGGTGGCCGGGGTCGCGCTCCTCGCACTGGCGTGA